AAACATACTTTCCTTTTTTAAGCACATCCATAAAACCGTCGCATTGTTCCATAAAGCTCCCTCTGATAAAAACGCTGTCGCCCTTTGTTTCCGGCGGGAATATCCTTTCAACGCTCGTTCCTGAACCCATAAGTCCGTAATTGCTTTCGTCCCTGTCGCCGAATTCATTTAATGTCAAAGTCGCAACCGGCCTGTCTTTCGTTTGTATTTTCTTTTTATAGGAAGGCAGTCTGGGTTCAAATACGCCTTTTTCAACTGTAATTAAACAAGGATATTTAACTTTCACAGTCTGTGTAAACGTATTTAAGTCCTGCTGAACCGTTATGTACTGTTCGTCAAAATCTATAAGCTTATCAACCCATGCAGCGTGCGGTATATCCAAAAATTCGGAGATTGCCGGGCCAACCTGTGCAGTATCCCCATCGGTTGTCTGTTTGCCGCATATTATAATGTCAAACTCCCCAATCATTTTAATGCCTTGGCTTAAAGTATAGCTTGTGGCAAGCACATCGCTTCCGGCAAAGCGCCTGTCGCTGAAGAGGTAACCGTTATCAACGCCCATTGCATAAGCTTCTTTTATTATTTCCGTTGCCTGCGGCGGCCCCATCGTACATACAGTAACTGTGCCGCCTGTTTTTTCTTTCATTTTAAGAGCAAATTCTATCGCGTATAAATCATACGGATTCATTTTTGAATCCACGCCGTCTCTTTTAAGCGCGCCTGTATTTTGATCTACCTCCACTTTGTTTGTGCCCGGAACCTGCTTGATACAAACAACGATGTTCATATAAATTCCCCTCTCCCAATAAACAATAACATACTCTTACAGTGAAAAATCAGTTCTTGGCCTAATATTTCCAAGTTAGAATACCGCTAAATCAAATTCTTCAGCTCTGCTGCTTAGTTTTAAATTTCGGCTTTTTAATTTAAAAAATGTATTCCATGAAGCATCGAAAGCGGTATTATTTAATTACAAATTGCCTCCTCTTTGTGCGCCTCCTTTTTGCCTGATTTTCCTTAACAGAAATTGTGAAGGAAAAAACTATCTGTCAGGTTGTCAGACCACTATACCAACATACTACATTATTACCAAAAATTTGTAAAGTAGTTTTTGAAAAAAACAAAAAATATTTTGCATGGAAACTGCTTTGTTTACGAAACAACCTTATTTTTAAGGTTTTTAAATACCGTTTTAATATAATAACAATAAAAAACATGCCGAAAAAAGTATTTCAAAGCATGTTTTGGATTGTTTTTCTCAATTTTCGCATGTAAAAAAAATAACAATAAAAGAAAAAATTATACTCTTCAATTATATATAACGTAATATAATAAACACATTATAAATTGTTGCAGATTTTAACCGAAATTAATTTCATGTCAGCTTAAACCGATACTAATTGTTTTAAAATTTATTAACAGCTTCGGCTGATTTTAACATACAGCATAGCTCAATAGCCGCGTTAAAGCCGCTTGACACAGTGTTTGCCGTTCCTGCTCATCTTTATTTTGCTCTTGCGGCACTGCGGCCCGTTAAAACCTTCCGGCCTAACAAGTGAAAAATTTCTTCTGTTCAAGATATATATACACAGGCAATCGGCTCCTACGGCAAGCATATGCAACACTGAAATTCGGAAATATTTCATTGCCATGAGTATATGCTCCTGTAAACCGAAGTTGCCGTCAATATATTAATTATGTCAATTAATATTCGGCCATTGATATATATAAACTTCCGGGGGGCATAGCGCCTTAATATTCCCCAATAATTCCCCTTGCCATGAACAAATCCGGCTTAATTATAAATATAAAAACGGCCGCACAGCAAAGTTCGGCCGTAAATATCTTATACTATTTAATATTCCTTATATAAGCTCTTTATAAGTTTTAATATACATATCGGCCGTTTTAATTATTGTATCCCTATCGTCCTTAGAGCTTTCATCTTCAACGGCAACAGTATAATATCCCCTGCCTTTTGCATTTACAACGCCATGGCATGCATCCTCAAAAACAGCCGTATCCGCTGCCGTTCCCCCCAGCCTTTCGGCCGCGGCGTCATATATTTCGCCGCTTGATTTACTCATGCCAAGTCCCGTGCATGTAAAAATACCGTTTATAAACTTATCTATGCCAAGTCGTTTTACAGCCGGGATAACATAATCTTCTTCGGAAGCGGTAAGAATACACATGTTTGTACCCTTTTTGTATTCCTTTTCCAAAAATTCGTACGCATATGGTTTCAGAGGTATTGTATTTGCATAGCAGTCTTTAACCATTGATATAATCGACGAAATCATGTGATCAAAACTGCATTCAAGCCCTAAATTTTCGGCGAAATATCGGTGGCTTTCTTCAAAAGACATAGTTTTAAAAATTTCTTCAATATCTTCCGGCGGCTCAACGCCGTTGTCTTTAAGAAACTTTTTGCCTACGCCGTTCCAAACGGGCATTGAATCTATCAAAGTGCCGTCAAGGTCAAAAATTATATTTTTCATTTTCCAGTCATCTCCTCAGAAAGCTTAAGGAGTTCTTTTGCGGCGCAATATGCATCATCCGCGGCAAACAAGGCGGAAACTACGGCTACACCGTCCGCTCCGGAGCCTTTAAGTTCCAATATATTATTTTTGTTAATTCCGCCTATGGCAACCACCGGAATAGAAACGCTTTCCGTAATTTTTTTCATTTCTTCAAATGTTACGGCCGTAGCGTCCAATTTAGTATCTGTATG
This genomic window from Anaerotignum faecicola contains:
- a CDS encoding electron transfer flavoprotein subunit beta/FixA family protein, yielding MNIVVCIKQVPGTNKVEVDQNTGALKRDGVDSKMNPYDLYAIEFALKMKEKTGGTVTVCTMGPPQATEIIKEAYAMGVDNGYLFSDRRFAGSDVLATSYTLSQGIKMIGEFDIIICGKQTTDGDTAQVGPAISEFLDIPHAAWVDKLIDFDEQYITVQQDLNTFTQTVKVKYPCLITVEKGVFEPRLPSYKKKIQTKDRPVATLTLNEFGDRDESNYGLMGSGTSVERIFPPETKGDSVFIRGSFMEQCDGFMDVLKKGKYV
- a CDS encoding HAD family phosphatase, which encodes MKNIIFDLDGTLIDSMPVWNGVGKKFLKDNGVEPPEDIEEIFKTMSFEESHRYFAENLGLECSFDHMISSIISMVKDCYANTIPLKPYAYEFLEKEYKKGTNMCILTASEEDYVIPAVKRLGIDKFINGIFTCTGLGMSKSSGEIYDAAAERLGGTAADTAVFEDACHGVVNAKGRGYYTVAVEDESSKDDRDTIIKTADMYIKTYKELI